A portion of the Acidobacteriota bacterium genome contains these proteins:
- the glpX gene encoding class II fructose-bisphosphatase codes for MAFDLSLQLLRVVEQAAIACAHTMGQGDRHGSDRVAVEAMRSTLDSVPIDGTIVIGEGERDEAPMLFIGEKVGQGATGVTGLPEVDIAVDPLEGTNLCALGEYNAIAVLAAASKGGLLHAPDLYMEKLVVGPRAKHAVSLDRPVKDNLKSIAKALERDVDDLVIMVLDRPRHEKLIADIRSAGARIRLIGDGDLSAGIAAAVDGSGVHAVMGTGGAPEGVLTAAAMRCLGGEIYARLVVAKPEDEERCLKMGITDFRRIYGASDLASGEAITFVATGVTDGALMKGVRFFGHGTRTSSIVMQNEPHQIRFIDTIHVTDRGSDLRIRF; via the coding sequence ATGGCGTTTGATCTTTCCCTTCAGTTGCTTCGGGTCGTTGAGCAGGCGGCCATCGCCTGTGCGCACACCATGGGGCAGGGTGACCGGCACGGGTCGGATCGCGTGGCGGTGGAAGCCATGCGTTCCACGCTGGACTCGGTGCCCATCGACGGCACGATTGTGATCGGCGAAGGCGAACGCGACGAAGCGCCGATGTTGTTCATCGGTGAAAAGGTCGGCCAGGGCGCGACAGGCGTGACGGGATTGCCTGAAGTGGATATCGCGGTGGATCCGCTCGAGGGCACGAACCTGTGCGCGCTCGGCGAGTACAACGCCATCGCGGTTCTTGCGGCCGCGTCCAAAGGCGGCCTGCTGCATGCGCCCGATCTCTACATGGAGAAATTGGTGGTGGGCCCACGCGCGAAACACGCCGTAAGCCTGGACCGGCCGGTGAAAGACAACCTGAAGTCGATTGCCAAGGCTCTTGAGCGTGATGTGGATGACCTGGTCATCATGGTGCTCGATCGGCCCCGACACGAGAAGTTGATCGCCGACATCCGGTCGGCCGGCGCGCGCATCCGGCTGATCGGCGATGGTGATCTGTCGGCGGGCATCGCAGCGGCCGTGGACGGATCGGGTGTCCACGCGGTGATGGGGACGGGCGGCGCGCCCGAGGGTGTGCTGACCGCGGCAGCCATGCGCTGCCTCGGGGGAGAAATCTACGCGCGGCTCGTGGTGGCCAAGCCCGAAGACGAAGAGCGTTGCCTGAAGATGGGCATCACCGACTTCCGTCGGATCTATGGGGCGAGTGATCTCGCGTCGGGTGAGGCCATCACGTTTGTGGCCACCGGCGTGACCGACGGCGCGTTGATGAAGGGGGTCCGGTTTTTTGGTCACGGGACACGGACCAGTTCCATCGTGATGCAGAACGAACCGCACCAGATTCGTTTTATCGACACCATCCACGTCACCGATCGTGGCTCAGACCTCCGCATCCGGTTCTGA
- the trxA gene encoding thioredoxin, translating to MASDKVTTFTDDNFDTNVLQASTPVLVDFWAEWCGPCRALGPTIDALAGDYAGRVSVGKLNVDENPGITVKYMVRGIPTVMLFKGGQVVEQIVGVADKAEFKKVLDKHL from the coding sequence ATGGCTTCTGACAAGGTAACGACGTTTACAGACGACAACTTCGACACCAACGTGCTGCAGGCGAGCACGCCGGTGCTGGTGGATTTCTGGGCGGAGTGGTGCGGCCCGTGCCGCGCGCTCGGACCGACGATTGACGCGCTTGCGGGCGATTACGCCGGCCGCGTCTCGGTGGGCAAACTCAATGTGGATGAGAACCCCGGGATCACCGTGAAATATATGGTGCGGGGCATCCCCACCGTGATGCTGTTCAAGGGTGGCCAGGTGGTGGAGCAAATTGTCGGGGTGGCCGACAAGGCCGAGTTCAAGAAAGTCCTGGACAAGCACCTCTGA
- the glgA gene encoding glycogen synthase GlgA: MNGSRPRKSLAGRTPRLGVLHIASEAAPFAKTGGLADVVGALPLALDALGHRVTTVLPLYRGMSLPGAEIRPLEITLGTRRWRGSLHVLAQGATRRVVGVDVPDWYDRDGLYAHGGRDHPDNAERFAGLAHAALDFAQHDVDGGRIDIVHAHDWQAGLAPALIRQQPARWTRVARAGLVMTIHNLAYQGLFPKDVVNRLALGWDMFTLAVGEFWDQLSYLKCGIASSDMVTTVSPAYARETVQPEFGFGFDGVLRAVGDRYVGILNGIDTSVWDPASDPFLPAHYSLDDLAGKRKNKRALLEHFGLPVGDDALARPVIGIVSRLVDQKGCDLVLAAAEQLMAVDATWVVLGSGETHYESAFKVLAGRFPSRMGVSIGFDEGVAHLIEAGADLFLMPSRFEPCGLNQMYSLRYGTVPVVRAVGGLDDTVRGYAPRARRANGFKFREATPDALLRSVRLALRIYHRTDRWSALMREGMSDDHSWGPSAREYVKVYRQARYAAALRWAE; encoded by the coding sequence TTGAACGGTAGTCGTCCCCGCAAGTCCCTCGCCGGTCGCACCCCACGGCTCGGCGTTCTCCACATCGCATCGGAAGCCGCGCCCTTTGCCAAAACCGGCGGCCTCGCCGACGTCGTCGGCGCATTGCCGCTGGCGCTCGACGCACTCGGTCACCGCGTGACCACGGTGTTGCCGCTGTATCGCGGCATGTCGCTGCCGGGCGCCGAAATCCGCCCCCTCGAAATCACCCTCGGCACCCGGCGATGGCGGGGGAGCCTTCATGTGCTGGCGCAGGGCGCCACGCGCCGTGTCGTCGGCGTGGACGTGCCGGACTGGTACGATCGCGACGGCCTTTACGCGCACGGTGGCCGCGACCATCCCGACAACGCTGAACGCTTCGCCGGCCTCGCGCACGCGGCCCTGGACTTCGCGCAGCACGATGTGGATGGCGGCCGCATCGACATCGTGCATGCGCATGACTGGCAGGCGGGCCTTGCACCGGCCCTCATCCGTCAGCAGCCGGCCCGCTGGACGCGCGTGGCCCGTGCGGGTCTGGTGATGACCATTCACAATCTCGCCTATCAGGGGTTGTTTCCCAAGGATGTGGTGAACCGGCTGGCACTGGGCTGGGACATGTTCACGCTGGCTGTCGGCGAGTTCTGGGATCAGCTGAGCTACCTCAAGTGCGGCATCGCGTCGAGCGACATGGTGACGACCGTGAGTCCGGCCTATGCGCGCGAGACCGTGCAGCCGGAGTTCGGCTTCGGTTTTGACGGCGTGTTGCGCGCCGTGGGCGACCGGTACGTCGGCATCCTGAACGGCATCGACACGTCGGTCTGGGATCCGGCCTCCGATCCGTTCCTGCCGGCCCACTACTCACTCGATGATCTGGCGGGCAAGCGCAAGAACAAACGCGCCTTGCTCGAACACTTCGGCTTGCCGGTGGGCGACGATGCGCTGGCGAGACCGGTGATCGGCATCGTGTCGCGCCTGGTGGACCAGAAAGGGTGCGACCTGGTGTTGGCGGCGGCAGAGCAGTTGATGGCGGTTGACGCCACCTGGGTGGTGCTCGGCTCCGGCGAAACACACTACGAGAGCGCATTCAAGGTGTTGGCTGGACGATTCCCTTCGCGCATGGGTGTAAGCATCGGGTTCGACGAGGGTGTGGCGCACCTGATTGAGGCCGGTGCGGACCTGTTCCTCATGCCTTCGCGGTTCGAGCCGTGCGGGCTCAATCAGATGTACAGCCTGCGATACGGCACGGTGCCGGTGGTGCGGGCGGTTGGCGGACTTGATGACACGGTCCGGGGATACGCGCCACGCGCGCGGCGCGCAAACGGTTTCAAGTTTCGCGAAGCCACGCCTGACGCGTTGCTGCGCTCCGTGCGCCTGGCGCTGCGCATCTATCACAGAACAGACCGGTGGTCGGCCTTGATGCGCGAAGGGATGAGCGATGATCACTCATGGGGGCCATCGGCCCGGGAGTATGTCAAAGTGTATCGACAGGCGCGGTATGCGGCCGCCCTGCGATGGGCCGAGTGA
- the trxB gene encoding thioredoxin-disulfide reductase has translation MAAQTREVTIIGSGPAGLTAALYSARANLKPLVIEGLEAGGQLMLTTAVENFPGFRDGIMGPDLMAAMREQAERFGAEIVRGNVNAVDLSSRPFVLTVGEDRIETQTLIVATGASAKLLGLPSERALMGHGVSTCATCDGFFFRGKPIAVVGGGDSALEEAIFLTRFASQVTLVHRRDVFRASKIMQDKALANPKIVVEWDSEVLEMLDPTAGAVNGIVLRNLKTGVQKTLAVEGVFVAIGHTPNTSLFKGLLDADAGGYLITHDGSRTSVEGVFACGDVQDHVYRQAITAAGSGCMAALDAERYLESIQPPPNTLAASAAS, from the coding sequence ATGGCCGCGCAGACGAGGGAGGTCACGATCATCGGATCGGGCCCCGCCGGCCTGACGGCCGCGTTGTATTCGGCTCGCGCCAATCTGAAGCCCCTGGTGATCGAAGGCCTGGAGGCCGGCGGTCAACTGATGTTGACGACGGCCGTGGAGAATTTTCCCGGCTTTCGTGACGGCATCATGGGGCCCGATCTCATGGCGGCCATGCGTGAGCAGGCGGAGCGGTTTGGGGCCGAGATCGTGCGTGGGAATGTGAACGCCGTAGATCTCTCGTCGCGGCCGTTTGTACTCACCGTGGGCGAAGATCGCATCGAGACCCAGACGCTCATCGTCGCGACGGGCGCGTCGGCCAAGTTGCTGGGCCTGCCGTCCGAGCGCGCGTTGATGGGGCACGGCGTGTCCACGTGCGCCACATGCGACGGGTTCTTCTTCCGGGGCAAACCCATCGCGGTGGTCGGCGGGGGAGACTCGGCGCTCGAAGAGGCGATCTTCCTCACGCGCTTCGCCTCACAGGTGACGCTGGTGCATCGGCGCGATGTGTTTCGCGCGTCGAAGATCATGCAGGACAAGGCGCTGGCGAACCCGAAGATCGTGGTCGAGTGGGACAGCGAAGTGCTGGAGATGCTGGATCCGACAGCAGGCGCCGTCAACGGCATCGTCTTGCGCAACCTCAAGACGGGCGTGCAGAAGACGCTGGCCGTGGAGGGCGTATTCGTGGCGATCGGCCATACGCCGAACACCAGTTTATTCAAGGGGCTGCTTGACGCCGACGCCGGTGGGTACCTGATCACGCACGACGGATCGCGCACAAGCGTGGAAGGTGTGTTCGCGTGTGGCGACGTGCAGGACCACGTCTATCGTCAGGCCATTACCGCTGCAGGATCGGGCTGCATGGCGGCGCTTGATGCCGAGCGTTACCTCGAGTCGATCCAGCCGCCGCCCAATACGCTCGCGGCGTCCGCGGCATCGTAA
- the mnmA gene encoding tRNA 2-thiouridine(34) synthase MnmA, with the protein MTRVVVAMSGGVDSSVAAALMVEEGYDVVGLSMQLYDQRETEDGAPKFGSCCSIDDLHDAKRVAQQLGFPHYIVNFEREFKATVVDNFVREYAAGRTPIPCVHCNADLKFSTLAERAAGLDASVVATGHYARVVFDEDDRRYRLLRGVDPGKDQSYFLFTLTQDQLAHARFPVGHLNKTEVRAHAERLGLSVADKPDSHEICFVPDGNTARFVERHAPLAPARGEIVDAEGQVLGEHRGVHHFTVGQRKGLGLSTGSPLYVLKLEPVGERVVVGAREALGSHELTATGVNWISGTAPDGPTRVTARIRHRHQDAPATVVSTGDGTAHLRFDDPQVAITPGQAVVFYDAADAASVLGGGWIDSR; encoded by the coding sequence ATGACGCGCGTCGTAGTCGCCATGTCCGGGGGCGTGGATTCGTCGGTGGCCGCGGCCTTGATGGTGGAAGAGGGCTACGACGTGGTGGGCCTCTCGATGCAGCTGTACGATCAGCGTGAGACCGAGGACGGTGCGCCGAAGTTCGGCTCCTGCTGCAGCATCGACGACCTGCACGATGCCAAGCGCGTGGCCCAGCAGTTGGGCTTCCCCCACTACATCGTGAATTTTGAACGCGAGTTCAAGGCCACGGTGGTGGACAACTTCGTACGGGAGTATGCAGCGGGCCGCACACCGATTCCGTGTGTGCACTGCAATGCCGACCTGAAGTTTTCCACGCTGGCCGAACGCGCGGCCGGCCTGGATGCTTCAGTGGTGGCCACCGGACACTACGCGCGAGTGGTCTTTGATGAGGATGACCGGCGCTACCGTCTCTTGCGCGGCGTCGACCCCGGCAAGGATCAGTCGTACTTTTTGTTCACGCTGACACAGGATCAACTGGCGCATGCACGCTTCCCCGTCGGGCACCTGAACAAGACCGAAGTGCGCGCCCATGCCGAGCGGCTCGGCTTATCGGTGGCTGACAAACCCGACAGCCACGAAATCTGTTTTGTGCCTGACGGCAACACCGCACGGTTTGTCGAACGCCACGCGCCGCTGGCTCCTGCGCGCGGCGAAATCGTGGACGCCGAGGGACAGGTCCTTGGCGAACATCGCGGCGTCCATCACTTCACAGTGGGCCAGCGCAAGGGACTTGGTCTCAGCACGGGCTCGCCCCTGTATGTGTTGAAGCTCGAACCCGTTGGCGAGCGCGTGGTCGTCGGCGCGCGCGAGGCGCTCGGCAGTCACGAACTCACGGCCACGGGCGTGAACTGGATTTCCGGCACGGCGCCCGACGGGCCAACCCGGGTCACCGCCCGCATCCGGCATCGCCACCAGGACGCCCCCGCGACGGTCGTGTCGACGGGAGACGGCACGGCGCACCTGCGGTTTGACGATCCGCAAGTGGCCATCACGCCAGGCCAGGCGGTGGTGTTTTACGATGCCGCGGACGCCGCGAGCGTATTGGGCGGCGGCTGGATCGACTCGAGGTAA
- a CDS encoding cysteine desulfurase, producing MQIYLDYNATAPPAPGVVDAVCRVLRDTPGNPSSIHAPGQKARAVLDDARRSVADLIGARASDLVLTGSGTEADNLAIRGAVDALNTGNRRRLITTVIEHEAVLATCAAMEARGWRITRLPVDRSGIVAPAALDAALNEEPDAGLVSVMHANNEVGTLQPIAELAALARAHGAWFHTDAVQTVGKVPVSVDALGVDMLSLSGHKFGGPKGTGALWVRRGLRLLAQQTGGKQERSRRAGTENVAGLAGLGVAASYAHATLQSVAPAVAARRDRLERGLLDGVPGTHVNGAVESRVPNTTNISFDGVEAELLLIALDLEGIAVSTGSACSSGTLEPSHVLTAMGLSASRARTSLRFSLGADTTDADIETVIARVPALVDKLRRLSQTAASIGNRPSVGAKK from the coding sequence ATGCAGATCTATCTTGACTACAACGCCACCGCCCCGCCCGCTCCGGGTGTGGTGGATGCCGTGTGTCGCGTTCTTCGCGACACGCCGGGCAACCCGTCATCGATCCATGCACCTGGACAGAAGGCGCGCGCCGTCCTCGATGACGCGCGCCGCAGCGTGGCCGATCTCATCGGCGCGCGCGCCAGTGATCTTGTCCTCACGGGGAGCGGTACTGAAGCCGACAACCTCGCCATACGAGGCGCGGTGGACGCCCTCAACACTGGCAATCGCCGCCGTCTCATCACGACGGTGATCGAACACGAGGCCGTGCTTGCCACCTGTGCGGCCATGGAAGCCCGGGGATGGCGCATCACCCGCCTGCCGGTCGATCGCTCGGGCATCGTCGCGCCCGCCGCGCTCGACGCCGCATTGAACGAGGAACCGGACGCCGGACTCGTCAGCGTCATGCACGCCAACAACGAGGTGGGCACACTGCAGCCCATTGCGGAACTCGCCGCATTGGCGCGTGCCCACGGCGCGTGGTTCCACACCGACGCGGTGCAGACCGTGGGCAAAGTGCCCGTGTCGGTGGACGCGCTTGGCGTGGACATGCTTTCGCTCTCGGGCCACAAGTTCGGCGGCCCCAAAGGCACCGGCGCGTTGTGGGTGCGCCGCGGCCTCAGGCTGCTGGCCCAGCAGACGGGCGGCAAACAGGAACGCTCAAGACGAGCGGGGACCGAGAACGTAGCCGGGCTCGCAGGCCTCGGAGTTGCGGCCTCGTACGCACACGCCACTTTGCAATCGGTTGCCCCTGCGGTTGCGGCCCGCCGAGATCGGCTCGAGCGCGGCCTGCTTGATGGCGTGCCCGGCACTCACGTGAACGGCGCCGTTGAATCGCGCGTGCCGAACACAACCAACATCAGCTTCGACGGCGTCGAGGCCGAACTGCTGTTGATTGCCCTCGACCTCGAAGGCATCGCCGTCTCGACCGGATCGGCCTGTTCGTCGGGCACCCTCGAACCCTCCCACGTTCTGACCGCCATGGGCCTGTCGGCCTCTCGCGCACGCACGTCGTTGCGATTCAGCCTTGGCGCAGACACGACCGACGCCGACATCGAGACGGTCATCGCCCGAGTGCCCGCGCTTGTGGATAAACTGCGCCGCCTGAGTCAGACCGCTGCCTCCATTGGAAACAGGCCCTCTGTCGGAGCGAAGAAATGA
- a CDS encoding polymer-forming cytoskeletal protein, producing the protein MWKRDEAVRPPSSAPAPTTPAPAAPPPAPLAMGGAAAPPIGRDQVNIGKSVVVKGELSGSEDLTIEGVIEGTIELRQNVLTIGPSGKIKAQIIAKAVIVLGEVHGNITATDKVEIRDTGSVDGDVTAPRIAISDGAHFRGAIDMQRSGTEAKPEGRSAPDKAPPLTGPASPTAGVPVR; encoded by the coding sequence ATGTGGAAGCGAGATGAGGCAGTTCGGCCGCCGTCGTCGGCGCCCGCTCCAACAACACCGGCACCGGCAGCACCACCGCCAGCGCCCTTGGCCATGGGCGGCGCTGCCGCACCCCCAATAGGGAGAGACCAGGTGAATATCGGCAAGAGCGTCGTCGTTAAAGGCGAACTGAGCGGCAGCGAAGACCTGACCATCGAAGGTGTCATCGAAGGCACCATCGAGCTCAGGCAGAATGTGCTCACGATTGGTCCGAGCGGCAAGATCAAGGCGCAGATCATCGCGAAGGCCGTGATCGTGCTGGGCGAAGTGCATGGCAACATCACCGCCACCGACAAGGTGGAGATTCGCGACACCGGATCGGTGGATGGCGATGTGACGGCCCCGCGTATCGCGATTTCCGACGGCGCGCACTTCCGGGGCGCCATCGACATGCAGCGTTCTGGTACCGAGGCGAAGCCGGAGGGCCGGTCGGCCCCCGACAAGGCGCCACCGCTGACCGGGCCCGCGAGCCCCACTGCGGGTGTCCCGGTTCGCTGA
- a CDS encoding D-alanyl-D-alanine carboxypeptidase, with protein sequence MVKPAAKKQATTTRSAATRTRAARARAAALARAAAAARMVREANTPRYKKDALGNIVPDVRAAAAIVFNPQTNEVLWEANSHDRRSIASLTKVMTGVAFIADEPDLSRQVTVVTADVRGANVTYLRAGETLALRDVLNLTLIASDNAAARILARTSEGGTPAFVARMNDMARQLGLTNSHYADPSGLDDRNVSSAYDVSHLIAFASANPQLASVMSAANYQVRTNRRVIKINSTNKLLGTGMDIVAGKTGFIRKAGYCFATLLQIPHGSQVAVVVLGATNSTLRFAEARHLFNWAVGRANGLVGGGDIVER encoded by the coding sequence GTGGTCAAGCCGGCCGCCAAGAAGCAGGCGACCACCACCCGGAGTGCAGCGACCCGCACGAGGGCTGCTCGTGCCCGAGCCGCCGCCCTCGCGCGCGCAGCCGCAGCCGCCCGCATGGTGCGCGAGGCGAACACGCCGCGCTACAAAAAAGACGCACTCGGCAACATCGTCCCCGACGTGCGCGCCGCCGCGGCGATTGTGTTCAATCCGCAGACGAACGAAGTGCTGTGGGAAGCGAACTCACACGACCGGCGTTCGATTGCCAGTCTGACCAAGGTGATGACCGGCGTGGCGTTTATCGCCGACGAGCCGGATCTGAGCCGTCAGGTCACGGTGGTCACCGCCGATGTCCGCGGCGCCAACGTCACCTATTTGCGCGCCGGTGAAACGCTGGCCCTGCGCGATGTCCTCAACCTCACGCTGATCGCCTCCGACAACGCGGCCGCCCGCATTCTCGCGCGCACATCTGAAGGCGGCACGCCGGCATTCGTCGCACGCATGAATGACATGGCGCGGCAGCTGGGCCTGACCAACAGCCACTATGCCGACCCTTCCGGCCTTGACGATCGGAACGTGTCTTCGGCGTACGACGTGTCGCATCTCATTGCGTTTGCCAGCGCCAACCCCCAGCTCGCCTCGGTCATGAGTGCCGCGAATTACCAGGTGCGCACGAATCGGCGCGTGATCAAGATCAACAGCACCAACAAGCTCCTCGGCACGGGGATGGACATCGTGGCGGGCAAGACGGGCTTCATCAGGAAGGCCGGCTACTGCTTCGCGACGTTGCTGCAGATTCCGCACGGCAGCCAGGTGGCGGTCGTGGTGCTCGGTGCCACCAACAGCACACTTCGGTTCGCCGAGGCGCGTCACCTGTTCAACTGGGCCGTTGGGCGTGCGAACGGATTGGTAGGCGGCGGCGATATCGTTGAACGGTAG
- a CDS encoding site-specific DNA-methyltransferase has protein sequence MMPALERASIDAIVTSPPYNLGIKYRSYEDDLPRGEYLAWTDQWLRAASKVCGPQASLFLNVGAKPTDPWIPLEVAQVARGYFKLQNTIHWVKSIAIDRESTSEALGLERDMAVGHYKPINSERFVNDCHEFIFHFTPDGRTKLDRRAVGVPYQDKSNAARWAAGGDGKRCRGNTWFIPYETIQSRDRDRPHPASFPPKVPEQCLLLHGISRLTTVMDPFLGLGNTAIAAGRLGVNFVGIEMDEHYLKEAVSRVQEALK, from the coding sequence GTGATGCCGGCGCTGGAACGCGCCTCCATCGACGCGATCGTGACGTCACCTCCCTACAACCTGGGCATCAAGTACCGCTCCTACGAGGACGACCTGCCTCGTGGCGAGTATCTCGCCTGGACGGACCAATGGCTGCGGGCCGCCTCGAAGGTGTGCGGGCCCCAGGCGTCACTCTTCCTCAACGTCGGGGCCAAGCCGACCGACCCGTGGATTCCGCTGGAGGTGGCACAGGTCGCCCGCGGCTACTTCAAGCTGCAGAACACCATTCACTGGGTGAAGTCGATCGCCATCGACCGCGAGTCCACAAGCGAGGCGCTCGGCCTTGAGCGCGACATGGCGGTGGGCCACTACAAGCCGATCAACAGCGAGCGGTTCGTCAACGACTGCCACGAGTTCATCTTTCACTTCACGCCCGACGGCCGGACCAAACTCGACCGCCGCGCCGTGGGTGTGCCCTACCAGGACAAGTCCAACGCGGCCCGCTGGGCCGCCGGCGGCGACGGCAAGCGCTGCCGCGGCAACACGTGGTTCATTCCCTACGAAACCATCCAGAGCCGCGACCGCGACCGCCCGCACCCGGCGTCATTCCCGCCGAAGGTACCCGAGCAGTGCCTGCTGCTGCACGGCATCTCGCGCCTCACCACGGTCATGGATCCCTTCCTCGGCCTGGGCAACACCGCCATCGCCGCCGGCCGCCTCGGCGTCAACTTTGTGGGCATCGAAATGGATGAGCATTACTTGAAAGAGGCTGTGTCGCGCGTGCAGGAAGCCCTGAAGTAA
- a CDS encoding SAM-dependent chlorinase/fluorinase — MASRPTIAFLSDFGTRDHYAGVMKGVALSICPDAVLVDVSHDLPAHDIPFAARELAATYKYFPSGTIFLVVVDPGVGSARRGIAADLGEWRFVAPDNGVLTGVFQEAPPKKVVELTERRYARPTVSRTFEGRDRFAPAAAWLAKGIQLPALGRVISDYVQVDLVQPVVDDAGIRGQVVRVDRFGNVVTNISRRVCEKLGGADGGVHIEIGGRDVSRVVSTFSEIAVGEIGALFGSTDHLEFAAQAASAADVMGVSVGAPVSVRRR; from the coding sequence ATGGCAAGCAGGCCGACCATTGCGTTCCTGAGCGACTTCGGCACGCGCGACCACTATGCCGGTGTGATGAAAGGCGTGGCGCTCAGTATCTGCCCTGATGCCGTGCTCGTGGACGTATCGCACGACCTGCCGGCACACGACATCCCATTTGCCGCACGCGAGCTCGCGGCCACCTACAAGTATTTTCCCTCGGGCACGATCTTCCTCGTCGTGGTGGACCCCGGCGTGGGGTCGGCGCGTCGGGGCATTGCGGCTGATCTGGGAGAATGGCGATTTGTGGCGCCTGACAATGGCGTGCTCACCGGCGTCTTTCAGGAAGCGCCGCCGAAGAAAGTGGTGGAGTTGACCGAGCGGCGGTACGCGCGACCCACGGTGTCGCGCACGTTTGAGGGACGGGATCGGTTTGCCCCGGCCGCCGCCTGGCTGGCCAAGGGCATCCAGTTGCCGGCGCTCGGCCGCGTGATCAGCGACTATGTGCAGGTGGACCTGGTGCAGCCAGTGGTTGACGACGCCGGGATTCGTGGCCAGGTGGTGCGGGTGGACCGGTTTGGCAACGTCGTGACCAATATCAGCCGGCGAGTCTGTGAGAAACTCGGCGGAGCCGACGGCGGCGTGCACATTGAGATTGGCGGCCGGGATGTGAGCCGCGTGGTGTCCACGTTTTCGGAGATTGCGGTGGGCGAGATCGGGGCGTTGTTTGGCAGCACCGATCATCTGGAGTTCGCGGCCCAGGCCGCCAGCGCCGCCGACGTGATGGGTGTAAGCGTGGGCGCGCCGGTGTCGGTCCGTCGCCGGTAG